In a genomic window of Glycine max cultivar Williams 82 chromosome 13, Glycine_max_v4.0, whole genome shotgun sequence:
- the LOC100527876 gene encoding VMA21 superfamily protein: MGVIQKFFVASLFMWAIPIAILYAFNHNILPGASNLSPYSMTLVSGFLAVISVNVVIAFYIYLALREPTADKPEPDPKFLAEAKASINQSTGDAQQPSQALKKEQ; encoded by the exons ATGGGAGTTATTCAGAAGTTTTTCGTTGCATCACTGTTCATGTGGGCAATTCCTATTGCAATATTATATGCTTTTAACCATAATATACTTCCTG GAGCATCCAATTTGTCCCCTTACTCTATGACACTAGTGAGTGGATTTCTTGCTGTCATATCTGTCAATGTGGTGATAGCATTTTACATATATTTGGCATTGAGAGAACCTACGGCGGATAAACCCGAGCCTGATCCTAAATTTCTTGCTGAGGCCAAAGCTAGCATCAATCAGTCTACAGGGGATGCTCAACAACCTTCCCAGGCTCTCAAGAAAGAACAGTAG
- the ALDH2B6 gene encoding aldehyde dehydrogenase family 2 member B6 isoform X1: MASRILSTLHYVCSSSASATKRCLGLYSHWQRSISGIAASVVADVEPSIAPVQIDQSQLLIDGKFVDAASGKTFPTFDPRTGDVIANVAEGDAEDVNRAVHAARKAFDEGPWPKMTAYERSRIILRFADLLEKHNDEVAAIETWDSGKTYEQAANVEIPMVVRLFRYYAGWADKIHGLTVPADGPYHVQTLHEPIGVAGQIVPWNFPLLIFSWKVAPALACGNTVVMKTAEQTPLSALYVSKLFLEAGLPPGVLNVISGFGPTAGAALCSHMDVDKLAFTGSTSTGKRVLELSAHSNLKPVTLELGGKSPFIVCKDADVDAAVEASHFALFFNQGQCCCAGSRTFVHESIYGEFVEKAKARALKRVVGDPFKNGVEQGPQIDSVQFEKIMKYIRSGVESGAQLESGGQRIGSKGYYIQPTVFSNVQDNMLIAKDEIFGPVQSILKFKDLEEVIRRANATSYGLAAGVFTKNMDTANTLMRALQAGTVWINCYDVFDAAIPFGGYKMSGQGRVRGIYSLRSYLQVKAVVTALKNPAWL, from the exons ATGGCCTCTAGAATTCTTTCAACTCTACATTATGTGTGTTCTTCTTCTGCCTCAGCCACAAAACGATGTTTAG GCCTATATAGTCATTGGCAGAGAAGTATAAGTGGAATTGCTGCGTCTGTTGTTGCTGATGTGGAGCCTAGCATAGCACCAGTGCAAATTGATCAAAGTCAGCTTCTAATTGATGGGAAATTTGTTGATGCAGCTTCTG gAAAAACTTTTCCAACTTTTGATCCTAGGACTGGAGATGTAATTGCCAATGTTGCTGAAGGAGATGCTGAAGATGTAAATCGCGCTGTCCATGCTGCTCGCAAGGCTTTTGATGAGGGACCATGGCCAAAGATGACAGCTTAT GAAAGATCACGTATAATTTTGCGCTTTGCTGATTTATTGGAGAAACACAATGATGAAGTTGCAGCCATAGAAACATGGGATAGTGGCAAGACTTATGAACAGGCTGCAAATGTTGAAATACCCATGGTAGTACGATTGTTCCGATATTATGCAG GTTGGGCGGATAAAATTCACGGTCTAACAGTTCCAGCTGATGGACCATACCATGTCCAAACTTTGCATGAACCAATTGGTGTAGCAGGGCAGATTGTTCCTTGGAATTTCCcacttcttattttttcatgGAAGGTTGCACCTGCATTAGCTTGTGGTAATACAGTTGTAATGAAAACTGCAGAGCAGACACCCCTTTCAGCCCTTTATGTGTCAAAGCTATTTCTTGAG GCAGGACTTCCTCCTGGAGTTCTGAATGTTATCTCTGGCTTTGGTCCTACTGCTGGTGCAGCACTGTGTAGTCATATGGACGTTGACAAG CTTGCTTTCACAGGATCCACTAGCACTGGTAAACGTGTACTTGAACTGTCTGCACACAGCAACCTGAAGCCAGTAACTCTGGAGCTGGGTGGAAAATCTCCATTCATTGTGTGCAAGGATGCTGATGTTGATGCAGCCGTTGAGGCTTCacattttgctttattttttaatcag GGGCAATGTTGCTGTGCTGGTTCTCGCACATTTGTCCATGAAAGCATATATGGTGAATTTGTTGAAAAGGCTAAAGCCCGTGCTCTTAAACGAGTAGTTGGAGACCCTTTCAAAAATGGGGTTGAGCAAGGTCCTCAG ATTGATTCTGTGCAATTCGAGAAGATCATGAAATACATAAGATCAGGCGTTGAAAGTGGTGCTCAACTGGAATCTGGTGGTCAAAGAATTGGCTCCAAAGGCTACTACATCCAACCCACTGTTTTCTCAAATGTTCAG GACAACATGTTGATAGCAAAAGATGAGATATTTGGTCCAGTACAATCTATCTTGAAATTCAA GGATCTAGAGGAAGTGATAAGAAGAGCCAATGCAACTTCCTATGGCCTGGCTGCTGgagtttttactaaaaatatggACACTGCCAACACCTTGATGCGAGCATTGCAAGCTGGAACGGTATGGATCAACTGCTATGATGTCTTTGATGCAGCAATACCTTTTGGTGGATATAAGATGAGTGGTCAAGGGAGAGTAAGGGGAATCTACAGCCTTAGAAGCTACCTTCAAGTTAAAGCTGTTGTCACTGCTTTGAAGAATCCCGCATGGCTGTAG
- the ALDH2B6 gene encoding aldehyde dehydrogenase family 2 member B6 isoform X2, producing the protein MTAYERSRIILRFADLLEKHNDEVAAIETWDSGKTYEQAANVEIPMVVRLFRYYAGWADKIHGLTVPADGPYHVQTLHEPIGVAGQIVPWNFPLLIFSWKVAPALACGNTVVMKTAEQTPLSALYVSKLFLEAGLPPGVLNVISGFGPTAGAALCSHMDVDKLAFTGSTSTGKRVLELSAHSNLKPVTLELGGKSPFIVCKDADVDAAVEASHFALFFNQGQCCCAGSRTFVHESIYGEFVEKAKARALKRVVGDPFKNGVEQGPQIDSVQFEKIMKYIRSGVESGAQLESGGQRIGSKGYYIQPTVFSNVQDNMLIAKDEIFGPVQSILKFKDLEEVIRRANATSYGLAAGVFTKNMDTANTLMRALQAGTVWINCYDVFDAAIPFGGYKMSGQGRVRGIYSLRSYLQVKAVVTALKNPAWL; encoded by the exons ATGACAGCTTAT GAAAGATCACGTATAATTTTGCGCTTTGCTGATTTATTGGAGAAACACAATGATGAAGTTGCAGCCATAGAAACATGGGATAGTGGCAAGACTTATGAACAGGCTGCAAATGTTGAAATACCCATGGTAGTACGATTGTTCCGATATTATGCAG GTTGGGCGGATAAAATTCACGGTCTAACAGTTCCAGCTGATGGACCATACCATGTCCAAACTTTGCATGAACCAATTGGTGTAGCAGGGCAGATTGTTCCTTGGAATTTCCcacttcttattttttcatgGAAGGTTGCACCTGCATTAGCTTGTGGTAATACAGTTGTAATGAAAACTGCAGAGCAGACACCCCTTTCAGCCCTTTATGTGTCAAAGCTATTTCTTGAG GCAGGACTTCCTCCTGGAGTTCTGAATGTTATCTCTGGCTTTGGTCCTACTGCTGGTGCAGCACTGTGTAGTCATATGGACGTTGACAAG CTTGCTTTCACAGGATCCACTAGCACTGGTAAACGTGTACTTGAACTGTCTGCACACAGCAACCTGAAGCCAGTAACTCTGGAGCTGGGTGGAAAATCTCCATTCATTGTGTGCAAGGATGCTGATGTTGATGCAGCCGTTGAGGCTTCacattttgctttattttttaatcag GGGCAATGTTGCTGTGCTGGTTCTCGCACATTTGTCCATGAAAGCATATATGGTGAATTTGTTGAAAAGGCTAAAGCCCGTGCTCTTAAACGAGTAGTTGGAGACCCTTTCAAAAATGGGGTTGAGCAAGGTCCTCAG ATTGATTCTGTGCAATTCGAGAAGATCATGAAATACATAAGATCAGGCGTTGAAAGTGGTGCTCAACTGGAATCTGGTGGTCAAAGAATTGGCTCCAAAGGCTACTACATCCAACCCACTGTTTTCTCAAATGTTCAG GACAACATGTTGATAGCAAAAGATGAGATATTTGGTCCAGTACAATCTATCTTGAAATTCAA GGATCTAGAGGAAGTGATAAGAAGAGCCAATGCAACTTCCTATGGCCTGGCTGCTGgagtttttactaaaaatatggACACTGCCAACACCTTGATGCGAGCATTGCAAGCTGGAACGGTATGGATCAACTGCTATGATGTCTTTGATGCAGCAATACCTTTTGGTGGATATAAGATGAGTGGTCAAGGGAGAGTAAGGGGAATCTACAGCCTTAGAAGCTACCTTCAAGTTAAAGCTGTTGTCACTGCTTTGAAGAATCCCGCATGGCTGTAG
- the ALDH2B6 gene encoding aldehyde dehydrogenase family 2 member B6, with protein sequence MQVMASRILSTLHYVCSSSASATKRCLGLYSHWQRSISGIAASVVADVEPSIAPVQIDQSQLLIDGKFVDAASGKTFPTFDPRTGDVIANVAEGDAEDVNRAVHAARKAFDEGPWPKMTAYERSRIILRFADLLEKHNDEVAAIETWDSGKTYEQAANVEIPMVVRLFRYYAGWADKIHGLTVPADGPYHVQTLHEPIGVAGQIVPWNFPLLIFSWKVAPALACGNTVVMKTAEQTPLSALYVSKLFLEAGLPPGVLNVISGFGPTAGAALCSHMDVDKLAFTGSTSTGKRVLELSAHSNLKPVTLELGGKSPFIVCKDADVDAAVEASHFALFFNQGQCCCAGSRTFVHESIYGEFVEKAKARALKRVVGDPFKNGVEQGPQIDSVQFEKIMKYIRSGVESGAQLESGGQRIGSKGYYIQPTVFSNVQDNMLIAKDEIFGPVQSILKFKDLEEVIRRANATSYGLAAGVFTKNMDTANTLMRALQAGTVWINCYDVFDAAIPFGGYKMSGQGRVRGIYSLRSYLQVKAVVTALKNPAWL encoded by the exons ATGCAGGTCATGGCCTCTAGAATTCTTTCAACTCTACATTATGTGTGTTCTTCTTCTGCCTCAGCCACAAAACGATGTTTAG GCCTATATAGTCATTGGCAGAGAAGTATAAGTGGAATTGCTGCGTCTGTTGTTGCTGATGTGGAGCCTAGCATAGCACCAGTGCAAATTGATCAAAGTCAGCTTCTAATTGATGGGAAATTTGTTGATGCAGCTTCTG gAAAAACTTTTCCAACTTTTGATCCTAGGACTGGAGATGTAATTGCCAATGTTGCTGAAGGAGATGCTGAAGATGTAAATCGCGCTGTCCATGCTGCTCGCAAGGCTTTTGATGAGGGACCATGGCCAAAGATGACAGCTTAT GAAAGATCACGTATAATTTTGCGCTTTGCTGATTTATTGGAGAAACACAATGATGAAGTTGCAGCCATAGAAACATGGGATAGTGGCAAGACTTATGAACAGGCTGCAAATGTTGAAATACCCATGGTAGTACGATTGTTCCGATATTATGCAG GTTGGGCGGATAAAATTCACGGTCTAACAGTTCCAGCTGATGGACCATACCATGTCCAAACTTTGCATGAACCAATTGGTGTAGCAGGGCAGATTGTTCCTTGGAATTTCCcacttcttattttttcatgGAAGGTTGCACCTGCATTAGCTTGTGGTAATACAGTTGTAATGAAAACTGCAGAGCAGACACCCCTTTCAGCCCTTTATGTGTCAAAGCTATTTCTTGAG GCAGGACTTCCTCCTGGAGTTCTGAATGTTATCTCTGGCTTTGGTCCTACTGCTGGTGCAGCACTGTGTAGTCATATGGACGTTGACAAG CTTGCTTTCACAGGATCCACTAGCACTGGTAAACGTGTACTTGAACTGTCTGCACACAGCAACCTGAAGCCAGTAACTCTGGAGCTGGGTGGAAAATCTCCATTCATTGTGTGCAAGGATGCTGATGTTGATGCAGCCGTTGAGGCTTCacattttgctttattttttaatcag GGGCAATGTTGCTGTGCTGGTTCTCGCACATTTGTCCATGAAAGCATATATGGTGAATTTGTTGAAAAGGCTAAAGCCCGTGCTCTTAAACGAGTAGTTGGAGACCCTTTCAAAAATGGGGTTGAGCAAGGTCCTCAG ATTGATTCTGTGCAATTCGAGAAGATCATGAAATACATAAGATCAGGCGTTGAAAGTGGTGCTCAACTGGAATCTGGTGGTCAAAGAATTGGCTCCAAAGGCTACTACATCCAACCCACTGTTTTCTCAAATGTTCAG GACAACATGTTGATAGCAAAAGATGAGATATTTGGTCCAGTACAATCTATCTTGAAATTCAA GGATCTAGAGGAAGTGATAAGAAGAGCCAATGCAACTTCCTATGGCCTGGCTGCTGgagtttttactaaaaatatggACACTGCCAACACCTTGATGCGAGCATTGCAAGCTGGAACGGTATGGATCAACTGCTATGATGTCTTTGATGCAGCAATACCTTTTGGTGGATATAAGATGAGTGGTCAAGGGAGAGTAAGGGGAATCTACAGCCTTAGAAGCTACCTTCAAGTTAAAGCTGTTGTCACTGCTTTGAAGAATCCCGCATGGCTGTAG